Genomic window (Chryseobacterium bernardetii):
CACCGGAAGAACTGCTTGTCAGATTTCATGAACAGGTTCCAGATAGAAAAGCTTTTTATTTTGATACCTACAGGCAGGCAGACAGGACTTTTCGTGTGGCTTCAGCCACTAAGCCTCCAAAAGATAAGAATGAAAAAAAGGTCCAAAAGACTAAAGGAAAAGAACATGGCCCAAGAGGGGTATTTGCCTACCATTATCTTGATCCTTACACCGGAAAAATTACGGGTTCTACCAAAAGCTATGAATTTTTTTATGTGGTAGCCCATATTCATGCACAGCTGCTAGCTGGAAAATTCGGAAAAACAGTAGTAGGAGTTGCTTCTATTATATTTTTCATTCAGTTAATAAGTGGTTTAATCCTCTGGTGGCCGAAAAAATGGAACAAAACAACGAAAACTGCGGCATTTAAAATAAAATCAGGAACCCAATGGCGCCGGAAAAATTACGATTTCCATAATGTTTTCGGGTTTTATTCACTTCTGCCTGCCGTATTTATTACCATTACAGGATTAATTATGGCCTATAAGGTGTTGACGGATCTTACTCAGGTTGCTTTCGGGGGAGTTCCGGATGCTCATAAGATTGCAGAAAAATATAAGCCGAAATATGACCCTGATAAAAAAGCATTGCCTTTTACAGATTTTATAGACCGGAGTTTTAAAGAAATTCCTCAGGCTCAGCAGGTAAGAATGAGTATTCCACGCAAAGATTCTGTAGCAGTTTACAATGTGGTAGCTGCTAAATTTATTGGTTTGAAAAGTATTATTGGCGGGGAAAAAAAGGAAGTCAATAAATATACCGGAGATGAAATTAATTATCCAAAAGAAGTTCTTATGCACGAAGAGATTGAACACACGAACTTTGATCTGCATGTGGGATATTGGGGCGGAATGTTCGGAAAGATTTTCACATTCATTATCGGAATCATCTGTACCAGCCTTCCGGTGACGGGTTTTCTCATTTGGTGGGGAAGAAAAAATAAATCAGGAAAAAAAGTAAAAGAAATTAAAAACATTCATCAACACAGAAAAGAATCACATCATGAACAATTGGTTTAAAATTTTATACGTATTTGCATTTTCATTTTTTACATTGGGTAAAGCCCAGGAAAAGCTTACTGTAGGAGAGAAGCAGACACTATTTTCAAAAGTTTTAAGAGAAAACAGAGAAATCTGGATCCATCTGCCTAAAACGTATAACGATACCACCATTAATCCGGCAAAATATCCGGTGATCTATCTTTTAGATGCCGAAAACAATTTCGGGTACTATGCCGGATTAACAGATTTTATTGCCAGAACTCCCTATGCCGATATTCCTGAATGTATTGTGGTTGGAATTAAAAATACAGAGCGTACAAGAGATCTTACCCCTACAAAATCTCAAAAGAAAAGCCCCGTAAATCCTGCTGTAACACTTTTTGCAGACAGTGGCGGAAGTGAAAACTTTATAAAATTCATACAGGAGGAACTGAAGCCTTTTATCAGTAAAAACTACAGGGCACAGGAGTATTCAGTGTTGGTAGGACATTCATTCGGAGGATTGTTTGCCATCAATGTTTTGCTTACCCATCCGGAATATTTCAATGCATATGTGGCCAATGATCCAAGTTTATGGTGGGATAATGAAATAACGATCTCCAGAACAAAAGATTATCTTGAAAAGAACAAAAACTTCCCTGCCGACAAATCTTTATATGTTTCCCAGGCAGATAACGAAGAGCAGCAGAAAAACTGGAATTCAGACATGACACAGGCTATTGAGAAATTTAAAGGTATGGCAGATAAAAACGGAACTTTGAACTATAAGCACACCTTTTTTGAAGGCGAAACCCACGGTACAGTTTCCTATCCTGGGAATTATGAAGCTTTAAAATTCATTTTCAAAGGTTTCAGAACAGATATTAAGCAGATTGCTAAAAATCCCGGCCTGCTGGAATCAGAATATAA
Coding sequences:
- a CDS encoding alpha/beta hydrolase, translated to MNNWFKILYVFAFSFFTLGKAQEKLTVGEKQTLFSKVLRENREIWIHLPKTYNDTTINPAKYPVIYLLDAENNFGYYAGLTDFIARTPYADIPECIVVGIKNTERTRDLTPTKSQKKSPVNPAVTLFADSGGSENFIKFIQEELKPFISKNYRAQEYSVLVGHSFGGLFAINVLLTHPEYFNAYVANDPSLWWDNEITISRTKDYLEKNKNFPADKSLYVSQADNEEQQKNWNSDMTQAIEKFKGMADKNGTLNYKHTFFEGETHGTVSYPGNYEALKFIFKGFRTDIKQIAKNPGLLESEYKTFSGKMGSEFNPSESYLNVILKFMKSNGFKESETYFINLKDKLYPKVK
- a CDS encoding PepSY-associated TM helix domain-containing protein, which codes for MENKKTNPRKRQGKSFTKRITGWLHLWLGLVSGIIVLTVTLSGTVFVFCDEIVDLCAGSARYIHVPAHAKKMTPEELLVRFHEQVPDRKAFYFDTYRQADRTFRVASATKPPKDKNEKKVQKTKGKEHGPRGVFAYHYLDPYTGKITGSTKSYEFFYVVAHIHAQLLAGKFGKTVVGVASIIFFIQLISGLILWWPKKWNKTTKTAAFKIKSGTQWRRKNYDFHNVFGFYSLLPAVFITITGLIMAYKVLTDLTQVAFGGVPDAHKIAEKYKPKYDPDKKALPFTDFIDRSFKEIPQAQQVRMSIPRKDSVAVYNVVAAKFIGLKSIIGGEKKEVNKYTGDEINYPKEVLMHEEIEHTNFDLHVGYWGGMFGKIFTFIIGIICTSLPVTGFLIWWGRKNKSGKKVKEIKNIHQHRKESHHEQLV